Below is a genomic region from Actinomadura sp. NAK00032.
CGTTCATCAGCTCGGTGAACGGCATCTCCGGGTAGGCGGCGTTCAGGCCGACGAGCGCGTCGGCGAGGAAGCCCGCGAAGAAGCTCCCGTTCAGCTGCTCGGCGGTCAGCTTCAGGTCGCCGGGCACGCCGCCCGCCGCCGCGCCGGCCACGTCCAGCTCGGGCGCGTAGGACGCGGCGAGCTGCGCGCCCCACAGCGCGGCGGCGCCGCCCTCGGAGTAGCCGGAGATGCCGACCTTGCCGTCGGCGGCGAGCGTCCCGCCGGGGATCCGCCGGGACGTCCGGACGGCGTCGAGCAGCGCGTGCCCCGCGTTCGCGCCGATCATGTACGTGTGGACCTGCCCGTTGAGGTACCCGACCCCGTCGGTGGCGGCGACCGCGAACCCGGCCTTGAGGAACAGGGTCAGGTTCGCGCCCTCGTACATGTCGACGAACTGCCCGGCGAGTTGCTTGGAGAACGCGCACTGCAGGCCGGAGCCGAGCGTGCCGGGGTTGAACGCGACGGTCGGGCGCGAGCCGCCCTTCGTCCAGGCGGCGTCGGGGACCGCGACCGTCCCCGTCACCACGTTCTTCGCGCCCTTGACGTCGGTCGAGACGTAGCGGACCTTCCACGCCTTCATCGGGACGTCACCGGGGATGTTCGTCAGCTTCGCCGGGCGGCAGGCGAGCAGGTCGCCCGGGTTCCCGGTGACCGCGGCCGGCGGCGCCGCGTAGATCTCGGCGTCGGTGGCGTCGCACCCCGGCGGCGCGGCCCTCTCCGGGGCGGCCAGTGCGGGCGGCGCGGCGACGGGCACCGCCAGCGCCGCGCCGAGCACGGCGGTGCTGAAGAGGGTACGGAGGCGCATTCTCGCTCCAGGGGATGGGACTGGAAACCGAATGCTGACGACTGTGCCGATCACGCTCCGCGCGCGGAATGAAGTCTCCTCACAGGGTCGCCCCCCGTTCTTAGCAACGAACCCAAACCGTCCTCCAGCCCCCACCCACCACCATCCAACGGACGAGCTCCGCTCGGCGACCGGGCTGGTCCGATCGGTCGCCTAATGTCGGGTTGATGAGCGAGTCACTCCGGGGCGCCGAGCGCAGCGGCGGCGCCCGTCCGCGCCTGGTCACGCGGCCGCTTGCGGTGCTGTTCGCGGCGACCTTCACGAGCCTGACGGGCGTCTTCCTGCTGATGTCGGTCGTCCCGATGTACGCGGTGGACGGCGGGGCCGGGCAGGCGGGCGCGGGCCTCGCCACCGGGGCGCTGATGCTGACGACGGTGCTCGCCGAACTCGCCCTCCCCCGGCTGCTCACCCGGTTCGGGTACCGGGCGGTGTTCGCGGTCGGCACGCTGCTGCTCGCGCTGCCGACGCTCGCGCTGCCGCTGTCCTCCGGGCTGCCGATGGTGGTCGGCGCGAGCCTGGTGCGCGGGCTCGGCTTCGGCGTGGCGGTGGTCGTCCCGAACGCGCTGGTGGCGGCGCTCGCCCCGGCGGAGCGGCGCGGCGAGGCGCTCGGCCTGTTCGGCATCACCGCCGGGGCACCGGCGGTGCTCGCGCTCCCGCTCGGGGTGTGGCTCGCCGACCGGGTCGGCTACGAGCCGGTGTTCCTCGCCAGCGCGGTCGTCTCGCTCGTCACGCTGGCGGTGCTGCCCGGCGTCCCGCGCGGGCTCGCCGCGCCGTCCGCGCCCTCGGCGGCGCCCTCGGCGCAGCGGCCGCTGGGGGTCGTCGCGGGGCTGCGGTCGCCGGCGCTGCTCCGCCCGGCCGCCGCGTTCGCCGCGACCGCGATGGCGGCGGGCATCCTGATCACGTTCCTGCCGGAGGCGGTGCCGAACGGGGGCGTCGCGGCGGCGGCGCTGTTCGTCCAGCCGGCCGCGACCACGGCCGCGCGCTGGTGGGCGGGCCGCGTCAGCGACCGGCACGGCGCCGCGCGGCTGCTGCCGCCCGCGCTGGCCGTCTCGGGGGCGGGCATGGCGCTGCTCGTCCTCGTCCCGCACCCGGCCGCCGTGTTCGCCGCGATGGCCGTGTTCGGCGCGGGCTTCGGCGTCACGCAGAACGCGAGCCTGTCGATGATGTACGAGCGGGCGCCCGCGTCGGCCTACGGGACGGTCAGCGCGCTGTGGAACATCGGCTACGACGGGGGCATGGGCGCGGGCGGCGCGGCCTTCGGCGCCGCCGTCGCGCAGACCGGCTACCCGCTGGCCTTCGGGCTGACGGCCGCCGTGATGCTGCTCGCGCTGCCGCTGGCCCGCCGCTCCTGACCGGAGCCCGCCCCTAACCGGGGTTCGCGGGCAGGAGGCCGGAGGTCTCCAGGTAGTGGCGCCCCCTGGGGGTGAGGTCCCAGGCGTTGTGGCGCCACTCCTTGCGGCGCCACACGACGCCGGCCGACAGCAGCCTGCGGCCGACCCGGCTGATCTCGGTCTCGTCGGTGCCGAGCTCGGCGGCGAGCTGCTGGTTCGACAGGCCCTGCCGGCGGGACACCGCGACGAGGAAGCGCGCCGCGTACCCGTCGGGCTGCAACGCGAGCTGGAGGCCGGACGGGAGCCGCTTCAGCGCCCAGTGCACGACGTCGATCAGCCCGAGGATGCGGCCGCGCTGCTCGCGCTGCGCGGCGTCGAGGCGGTCGACGTCGAGGTAGTGCCGGTGCAGCCACTGGAGGCCGTCCTGGCATTCGGTCAGCGCCGGCTCGTCCGCGCTCAGCGACGCGTCGGTGATCAGCATGCCGAGCGCCGAGAAGTGCCCGTCGCTGATGATCTTGGCGTGCTCCATCGCGTCGAGGAGGCGCCGGATCTCGGCGCGGCGGTCGTGGGCGGCGGGGGCGGGATCGCTGTCGGTGGTGTGCACGGCTCACTCCTAGATCGACGAGCAGCACCGGACACCTCCAGCGTGCGGGCATGCCAAGTGAATGTCAAGTGACGCGACTCTCTGTTGCAGAGGACACGGTCTGGCGAGCTCAGGAGGGTTACCATCGAGCCACCAGCCGTGACCGTGCCTGTCAATCCCCCCGGGGGCGCCTATGACGGGTCAGTTGGCCGCAGCCGTCTATCCGGCCGATCCAGC
It encodes:
- a CDS encoding lipase family protein translates to MRLRTLFSTAVLGAALAVPVAAPPALAAPERAAPPGCDATDAEIYAAPPAAVTGNPGDLLACRPAKLTNIPGDVPMKAWKVRYVSTDVKGAKNVVTGTVAVPDAAWTKGGSRPTVAFNPGTLGSGLQCAFSKQLAGQFVDMYEGANLTLFLKAGFAVAATDGVGYLNGQVHTYMIGANAGHALLDAVRTSRRIPGGTLAADGKVGISGYSEGGAAALWGAQLAASYAPELDVAGAAAGGVPGDLKLTAEQLNGSFFAGFLADALVGLNAAYPEMPFTELMNDKGAQAIEDVKSNCLYGTLAVFLGARIENFSKDRLSLEQLYALKGPDGTTWGEIVDRQKLGVDIGTPASAAKYKIGFPVFQYRGWLEEIIPHETEDATRQAYCTAGINTTWKNTYPTEHLSTDWGAAGDVTNFLGDRFEGKPVTGNC
- a CDS encoding MFS transporter translates to MSESLRGAERSGGARPRLVTRPLAVLFAATFTSLTGVFLLMSVVPMYAVDGGAGQAGAGLATGALMLTTVLAELALPRLLTRFGYRAVFAVGTLLLALPTLALPLSSGLPMVVGASLVRGLGFGVAVVVPNALVAALAPAERRGEALGLFGITAGAPAVLALPLGVWLADRVGYEPVFLASAVVSLVTLAVLPGVPRGLAAPSAPSAAPSAQRPLGVVAGLRSPALLRPAAAFAATAMAAGILITFLPEAVPNGGVAAAALFVQPAATTAARWWAGRVSDRHGAARLLPPALAVSGAGMALLVLVPHPAAVFAAMAVFGAGFGVTQNASLSMMYERAPASAYGTVSALWNIGYDGGMGAGGAAFGAAVAQTGYPLAFGLTAAVMLLALPLARRS